The genome window AAAGGAAAGCTGGAATATGAAATGTTTGAGCCTAGCGAAACATTGGCCGAAGGTGAAATACTTTCATTAGAAGAGAAGTTTTTAGCAGGGCAAGGCCAAAACATTACACCAAGCAGGTTTAGCACCAATGTTAAAAGCCAGGCAGAAATAAGCTTAAAAGTACGGGAGGTTTTAAAGAAAACAGCCAAGGTTTTAAATGTAGAAGGTTATTGCCGTATAGATGCATTTGTGAAAATATTTGAAAAAAACAGGGTAGAAGTAGTCATTATTGAAATTAACTCGTTACCGGGTATGACACCTGCTACCGCTATTTTTCACCAATGTGCTTTAAACAATTATAAGCCGTATGAGTTTATAGATGGTATATTGGAGTTTGGCGCAAAACGAATGGGTATTAAATAAAAGCTGTGATGAATGTAGCAGATATAAGAGTAGACTATACTTTAAAAAGTTTTGATGAAAGCGATTTAGAAAAAAATCCTTTTGGTCAGTTTAAGTTATGGTTTGATGAAGCATTGAAAGCAGAGGTAATGGAGCCTAATGCCATGACTTTAGCAACTATCGGAGAAAATGATTTTCCGGCCGCCAGAATTGTTTTATTAAAAGGAATTGAAGAAAATGGGTTGGTATTTTTTACCAATTTTGAAAGCAATAAAGGCGCTCAATTGGCCAAACACAACAAAGCTGCATTGGTGTTTTTCTGGCCCGAATTACAAAGACAGGTACGTATTGTTGGCCATGTGGCTAAAATACAGGATGAACAATCAGATTTATATTTTAACAGCCGCCCATTGGGAAGCAGGATAGGTGCACATGCTTCTCCACAGAGCAAAGTCATTGCCAACCGTAAATTACTGGAAGAAAGCGTAAAAAAAATGGAAGCCTTATTTGCCAAAGAACCTCTTTTACGCCCAAGCAATTGGGGTGGTTATATAGTAACACCTATCAGCTTTGAGTTTTGGCAAGGCCGTAACAGTCGTTTACACGACAGGTTTTTGTTTGAATTAATTTCCTCTAATAATTGGAAAGTAAGCAGGCTGGCTCCTTAATTAGGTAATATGCATCTTTAGACGAACAAATTTGTTTTACAGCAAATACTTCACCTATATTTGCCAAGTTTTTTAAAAAGATTAAATGGCTGATAATAAGCAAAAAATAGTTTATATAACTCGAAGAGAGCGTTTTAATGCCGCTCACAAGTTATACAATCCTAATTGGACAGAGCAGGAAAATGAAGATTTTTTTGGCAAATGTTCCAACAAATATTACCACGGACATAATTTTGAGTTATTTGTAACTATAAAAGGAATAGCCAACCCAGATACGGGTATGGTGATGGATTTAAAGCAACTGAAATCTTTGATCAAAGATGAAATAGTTGAGAAGATAGACCACCGTAATTTAAACGAAGATGTGGAGTTTATGAAAGGTATTTTACCCTCTATTGAAAACATCATAGTAGAGATATGGAATATTTTGGAGCCTAAAATTCAGAATGGTAAACTGCATTATATTAAGTTGGTGGAAACCGAAAATAACTACGTAGAATACTGGGGAGAATAGTATTTTTAGTCTAAGTAATTAATCAATAAACAAAATTTATTTTATGAAAAACGCATACATATTTCCGGGGCAAGGTGCGCAATTTGTGGGCATGGGTAAAGATTTATATGAATCAAACCCTGACGCAAAAGCACTATTTGACAGAGCAAATGAAATAATAGGATTTAACATTACTGATTTAATGTTTTCGGGTACTGATGAGGATTTAAAACAAACTAGGGTAACCCAACCTGCTGTATTTTTACATTCAGTTATTAAAGCATTGAGTGCTGGCGAAAGCTTTAAACCGGATATGGTTGCAGGCCACAGTTTAGGTGAGTTTTCTGCCTTAGTTGCCAATAAAGTTTTAACTTTTGATGATGCTTTGCGTTTGGTTTATGCACGTGCTATGGCTATGCAAAAAGCCTGTGAGTTGCAACCATCAACCATGGCAGCGGTATTGGGTTTAGAAGATGCTAAAGTAGAAGAAATTTGTGCAGGTATTACTGATGAAGTAGTAGTTGCAGCCAATTATAACTGCCCGGGCCAATTGGTTATTTCGGGTTCAATAGAAGGTGTAAACAAAGCCTGCGAATTATTAAAAGCTGCAGGTGCTAAACGTGCTTTGGTATTACAGGTTGGTGGAGCATTTCACTCTCCATTAATGGAACCTGCCCGCCAGGAATTAGCGGCAGCCATTATGAATACACAGTTTAGCGAGCCTATTTGCCCTATCTACCAAAATTATGTAGCCAAAGCGGTCAATAATGTAGAAGAAATAAAAAGCAATTTAATAGCTCAGTTAACAGCGCCTGTTAAATGGACTCAATCGGTACAAGCTATGGTGGCAGATGGTGCTAGTACCTTTTATGAGTGTGGTCCCGGAACTGTTTTACAAGGTTTGGTTAAAAAAATAGCTAAAGAAGCAAACGCACAAAGTATTTAATATACCAAGTGTTATAAAAAAAGCCATTGTAGTTTTAACTGCAATGGCTTTTTTGTTATGAGTAATTAAATAGATTTATTTTACTAACAACTGCATTAAGTGTACATCCAATACCTGATTAAATTTTACACCTACTTGTTTCATGGTTCCTACCATAAAAAAACCAAAATGCTCGTGTAGTTTTATACTAATTTGATTGCCTTCGGTAATGCGGGCTAATATGGCTTTTACACCATGTTGCTGGCCTTGTTGTATGCAAGCAGCCATTAAGGGTTTGCTTAGTTTTTTGCCCTTATAATCGGGGTGAAAATAAATACTAAACTCGGCTGTTCTGTCGTAGGCAATTCTATCGCTGTAACGGGTTAAACTTGCCCAGCCTGCAATTTCATTGTTTACTTCACACACTATTACACAATATTTTTCATCGTGTGCCTGTAGCCATGCTAACATTTGATTGTTACTTTTTATGTCAATATCAAATGTAGCAACGGTATTAATTACTGCATCATTGTATATATCCGTAATGGCTCTGATGTCGTTAATATTGGCTTGGCGTAGTAACATATTTAGTGTGCGTTGGCAAATATTTTATCGGCTAGTAACATTGCATTAAAGAATGCATCTTGATTGATATTTGTTTGCTCATTTAAGTCGTTAAAACGAATAAACATGTTTTCCGTAGGCATATTGCCAGTTAGTTTATCGGAGGCCATCGGGCAGCCTCCAAAACCTTTTAAAGCACCATCAAAACGCTTGCATCCATTTTGGTAAGCGGCATCTATTTTTTCCTGCCAAGTATTTGGTGTGGTGTGTAAGTGTGCACCAAACTCTATAGTAGGAAACGCAGGTATTAAATGTTTAAATAAATAACTGATTGAGTCTGGATTGGCAATACCAATGGTATCGCTTAACGATATTATTTTAATGCCTAACGCATGCATTTCCTGTACCCATTTTTCTACTATTTCAGTATTCCACACATCGCCATAAGGATTACCAAAGCCCATAGAAATATATAGCACCAATTCTTTATTGTTTTTAACACATAAAGCCTGAATGGCTTTTACGGTTTCTAAGCTTTGTGCTATGCTGCTGTTGGTATTGCGTTGCTGAAAGGTTTCGCTGATAGAAAATGGAAAGCCTATGTATTTTATTTCCGGGTGTTGAACTGCTGTTTCTGCACCTTTTACATTGGCTACAATGGCTAACAGCTTACTGGTGGTATTGGCTAAATCTAAATTGGCTAAAACCTCTGCTGTATCTACCAGCTGGGGAATAGCTTTAGGCGATACAAAGCTTCCAAAATCAATGGTATCAAAGCCTACTTTTAACAGTTGGTTGATGTATTCAATTTTGGTAGCGGTTGGAATAAAATCGTGGAGGCCTTGCATGGCATCGCGCGGACATTCAATTATTTTAATAGCCATTTTTAATAGGTTGTATATGGATAAAATGCATCTTCAAAATGCATAATTTCTGTTTCTGTTTTCGATTTAACAACAGCAATAATGTCAAACCTCATTTCACAAGTTAACTGTTTGCTTTCTTGATATAACAACGCAGCCTCCGTTAATGTTTTTTGTTTGCTTTTGCTAACTGCATTTTCCGGGTTTATAAAATTGCTGCTCCTTGTTTTTACTTCGACTATTACCAAACAATTCTGGTATTTGGCAATAATATCAATTTCTGTTTTTAGCTGTGTATAGTTGCGTTCTACTATTTCGTAACCCTTATTAAGCAAAAAGTCACAAGCTAATTGCTCTCCAATTTCACCTGTGACTTTATTGTTATTTTTCATTTCTTTTGGTTATGAAATGGCTTTATCTATGGTCCATGGTCTATCGACCAACGACTATTTACTCATAAACTCCACTACTTTATTCACCATGTTTTTTGAACCCATAATAATAGGCACA of Bacteroidota bacterium contains these proteins:
- the fabD gene encoding ACP S-malonyltransferase, whose translation is MKNAYIFPGQGAQFVGMGKDLYESNPDAKALFDRANEIIGFNITDLMFSGTDEDLKQTRVTQPAVFLHSVIKALSAGESFKPDMVAGHSLGEFSALVANKVLTFDDALRLVYARAMAMQKACELQPSTMAAVLGLEDAKVEEICAGITDEVVVAANYNCPGQLVISGSIEGVNKACELLKAAGAKRALVLQVGGAFHSPLMEPARQELAAAIMNTQFSEPICPIYQNYVAKAVNNVEEIKSNLIAQLTAPVKWTQSVQAMVADGASTFYECGPGTVLQGLVKKIAKEANAQSI
- a CDS encoding 6-carboxytetrahydropterin synthase; amino-acid sequence: MVYITRRERFNAAHKLYNPNWTEQENEDFFGKCSNKYYHGHNFELFVTIKGIANPDTGMVMDLKQLKSLIKDEIVEKIDHRNLNEDVEFMKGILPSIENIIVEIWNILEPKIQNGKLHYIKLVETENNYVEYWGE
- a CDS encoding hydroxymethylglutaryl-CoA lyase codes for the protein MAIKIIECPRDAMQGLHDFIPTATKIEYINQLLKVGFDTIDFGSFVSPKAIPQLVDTAEVLANLDLANTTSKLLAIVANVKGAETAVQHPEIKYIGFPFSISETFQQRNTNSSIAQSLETVKAIQALCVKNNKELVLYISMGFGNPYGDVWNTEIVEKWVQEMHALGIKIISLSDTIGIANPDSISYLFKHLIPAFPTIEFGAHLHTTPNTWQEKIDAAYQNGCKRFDGALKGFGGCPMASDKLTGNMPTENMFIRFNDLNEQTNINQDAFFNAMLLADKIFANAH
- a CDS encoding N-acetyltransferase family protein, translating into MLLRQANINDIRAITDIYNDAVINTVATFDIDIKSNNQMLAWLQAHDEKYCVIVCEVNNEIAGWASLTRYSDRIAYDRTAEFSIYFHPDYKGKKLSKPLMAACIQQGQQHGVKAILARITEGNQISIKLHEHFGFFMVGTMKQVGVKFNQVLDVHLMQLLVK
- the pdxH gene encoding pyridoxamine 5'-phosphate oxidase → MNVADIRVDYTLKSFDESDLEKNPFGQFKLWFDEALKAEVMEPNAMTLATIGENDFPAARIVLLKGIEENGLVFFTNFESNKGAQLAKHNKAALVFFWPELQRQVRIVGHVAKIQDEQSDLYFNSRPLGSRIGAHASPQSKVIANRKLLEESVKKMEALFAKEPLLRPSNWGGYIVTPISFEFWQGRNSRLHDRFLFELISSNNWKVSRLAP
- a CDS encoding YraN family protein, whose translation is MKNNNKVTGEIGEQLACDFLLNKGYEIVERNYTQLKTEIDIIAKYQNCLVIVEVKTRSSNFINPENAVSKSKQKTLTEAALLYQESKQLTCEMRFDIIAVVKSKTETEIMHFEDAFYPYTTY